In Desulfobacterales bacterium, the following are encoded in one genomic region:
- a CDS encoding LysM peptidoglycan-binding domain-containing protein, protein MTAIFKHSLTKMTICGMIMMMLVGCATVKEMNLGQKYENSKSWVKEKWHSMEDKLSSSDDDETALQPYSKNSNYLVYRTKWSYETLPGIAAWFTGDSENWKTLAAANPKLKPKHIPAHQPVLIPAKLVKKKTRPTEAFAAKYRVYYFVHQVRWSGESLSLIAKWYTGHYGNWKKLAQANPGLNPNRIVLGNRIYIPPELMKTKKPLPRKVVAKTLPGYFAHTVTQTDEKLSEIAEWYTGDAGNHKAIADVNPDVNPELLLIGNEIYIPSGLLLTDKPLDHKSMHKTAKTEDATPRAKPKKIQLFGPKQLQEH, encoded by the coding sequence ATGACCGCAATATTTAAACATAGCCTCACCAAAATGACCATCTGCGGGATGATCATGATGATGCTGGTTGGCTGTGCCACTGTCAAAGAAATGAATCTAGGCCAAAAATACGAAAATTCCAAAAGCTGGGTAAAAGAGAAATGGCACTCAATGGAGGACAAGCTTTCATCATCCGATGATGACGAAACAGCGCTGCAGCCATATTCTAAAAATTCCAATTACCTGGTTTACCGCACCAAGTGGTCTTACGAGACGCTACCCGGTATCGCGGCATGGTTTACCGGTGATTCTGAAAATTGGAAAACTTTGGCTGCCGCCAATCCGAAGCTGAAGCCAAAACATATCCCTGCCCATCAGCCGGTTTTGATACCTGCCAAACTGGTTAAAAAGAAGACACGACCCACCGAGGCATTTGCCGCCAAGTACCGAGTTTATTATTTTGTACACCAGGTGCGATGGAGTGGCGAATCGTTAAGTTTGATTGCCAAATGGTACACGGGCCACTATGGGAACTGGAAAAAGTTGGCGCAAGCGAATCCGGGCCTGAATCCCAATCGTATTGTGCTGGGTAACCGGATCTACATTCCACCGGAATTGATGAAAACCAAAAAACCACTGCCCCGCAAAGTGGTCGCCAAAACGTTGCCAGGGTACTTTGCTCATACGGTCACCCAGACAGACGAAAAATTATCGGAAATTGCTGAATGGTACACCGGTGATGCCGGCAACCACAAAGCTATTGCCGATGTCAATCCGGATGTTAATCCTGAGCTTCTGCTGATCGGAAATGAAATCTACATCCCTTCGGGTCTGCTGCTGACCGATAAACCGCTGGATCATAAATCCATGCACAAGACAGCCAAAACCGAAGACGCCACCCCAAGGGCCAAACCCAAAAAAATCCAGCTTTTTGGGCCTAAGCAGCTTCAGGAACATTAA
- a CDS encoding protein kinase, producing MKDFEAKQFGRYQLLRKIAAGGMAELYLAKVTRDHGFEKQVAIKKILPHLSDEGNLVKAFIDEAKLAALLQHENIIQIYDFGSIDGEYFIAMEYLFGKDLRKLLHKVKKNKSPLDLESALYIVSRICAGLDYSHKLKDLQGKPLNIIHRDINPQNIFLTYEGQVKIIDFGIAKAASHNSTTHEGLIKGKVAYMSPEQAMGHTIDHRSDIFSTGIILYELLAGRRMFEGETMHIYSQVRKARYEPLNTLRPDLPAKLLTVVDRALAKNPDDRYQTCGQMLADLEECIFELSVRPSSRRFAGFIKDYFKEELAVEETALWNNTQAKGEHRSLANHPSSIDSENTGSTVFLPEARMAVPIQNTIWRFAPAALLVILGFVFNLSLTEVPFTPSDRSVAAYSVMSAPVKPKADINADHIKSARQALEDQQFSRAVAIFESLITTDDSDLDGYSADYLSALVGMANELLASDPAAAKNALLKALELEPASVQALSKMGFIYVRENNYPQAIASYRKVAELEPLLPNSFFNLGYIYAITEDYLQAKEMYSRVVDLEPDFLDEALFNLAYMQNQLGEQRQCVKNLKRALDINPANTSAAELLAQIMEDKE from the coding sequence ATGAAAGACTTTGAAGCCAAACAATTTGGAAGATATCAGTTGCTGCGGAAAATTGCCGCTGGCGGTATGGCCGAGCTGTATCTTGCCAAGGTCACTCGAGATCACGGTTTTGAAAAGCAGGTTGCCATCAAAAAGATTTTGCCGCACCTGTCCGACGAGGGCAATCTGGTCAAGGCCTTTATCGATGAAGCCAAGCTTGCCGCACTGCTGCAACATGAAAACATCATCCAGATATATGATTTTGGCAGCATCGATGGCGAATACTTTATTGCCATGGAATATCTTTTCGGCAAAGACCTGCGCAAGCTGCTCCACAAGGTTAAAAAGAACAAAAGCCCTCTGGACCTGGAAAGCGCCCTTTACATTGTTTCACGCATCTGTGCCGGGCTGGATTATTCGCATAAGCTGAAGGATTTACAGGGTAAGCCCCTGAATATCATCCATCGGGATATCAATCCTCAGAATATCTTTCTCACCTATGAAGGTCAGGTGAAAATCATTGATTTTGGCATCGCCAAAGCCGCCAGTCATAATAGCACTACTCACGAGGGGTTGATTAAAGGCAAAGTGGCGTACATGTCGCCGGAGCAGGCGATGGGTCACACGATCGACCATCGCTCCGATATTTTTTCCACCGGCATTATTTTATACGAGCTGCTGGCCGGGCGTCGGATGTTTGAAGGCGAGACCATGCACATTTACAGCCAAGTGCGAAAAGCCCGATACGAACCATTGAACACACTGCGCCCGGATCTTCCTGCTAAACTTTTGACGGTCGTTGATCGAGCGCTGGCAAAGAATCCCGATGACCGCTATCAGACCTGCGGGCAGATGCTGGCCGACTTGGAAGAATGTATTTTTGAGTTGTCTGTGCGACCCAGCAGCCGGCGTTTTGCCGGATTTATCAAGGACTATTTCAAAGAGGAATTGGCTGTAGAAGAAACGGCCTTGTGGAACAACACTCAGGCGAAAGGGGAGCATCGGTCTCTGGCAAACCATCCCTCATCTATCGATAGCGAAAATACGGGTAGCACCGTTTTTCTTCCGGAAGCCCGGATGGCGGTACCCATTCAGAACACCATATGGCGTTTTGCACCGGCAGCGCTGCTGGTCATTTTGGGTTTTGTGTTCAATCTCAGTTTAACCGAGGTGCCGTTTACGCCCTCAGACCGGTCTGTTGCGGCTTATTCGGTCATGTCAGCGCCCGTAAAGCCAAAAGCGGACATCAACGCAGACCACATCAAATCCGCTCGCCAAGCACTTGAAGATCAACAATTTTCCCGTGCGGTGGCGATATTTGAATCGCTGATAACAACTGATGATTCGGATCTAGATGGATATTCAGCAGACTATTTGTCTGCTTTGGTGGGGATGGCCAATGAGCTGCTTGCCAGCGATCCGGCAGCAGCCAAAAACGCATTGCTTAAAGCGCTGGAGTTGGAGCCCGCCAGCGTTCAGGCATTGTCAAAAATGGGATTTATTTATGTTCGTGAGAACAATTACCCGCAGGCCATCGCAAGCTACCGCAAGGTGGCCGAACTTGAACCGCTGCTTCCGAATTCTTTTTTTAATCTAGGCTACATTTACGCGATCACTGAAGATTACCTGCAGGCCAAAGAGATGTACTCGCGGGTTGTGGATCTGGAACCGGATTTCCTTGATGAAGCTTTGTTTAATTTGGCCTATATGCAGAATCAGTTGGGTGAGCAAAGACAGTGTGTCAAAAACCTCAAACGGGCTCTGGACATCAATCCGGCAAATACATCCGCCGCCGAATTGCTAGCGCAAATAATGGAAGACAAGGAGTAA